A genomic segment from Aegilops tauschii subsp. strangulata cultivar AL8/78 chromosome 1, Aet v6.0, whole genome shotgun sequence encodes:
- the LOC109749255 gene encoding double-stranded RNA-binding protein 2, producing MFKNQLQELAQRSCFNLPSYACIREGPDHAPRFKATVTFNGESFESPGFYPTLRQAEHAAAEVALNELSKRGPSSSLAAKVLDETGIYKNLLQETAHRAGLKLPMYTTIRSGPGHTPTFTCTVELAGRIFTGNPGKTKKQAQKNAAMVAWSELKQLPLVGEAASSSSPSDHDEEQEQVTVTRTLENLNRKNEGKASHQKEKQQSNNRPQSRRSYPKPYVSFYGSHLQNQMYPNVAPEQAMYHMWNQVQATQQKPQFTMVPNMGNTRFQPPPTMRSMYPSPPRGQFVMPASQDALALLPCFPEAAPVLPRYFSPYPASYVPRSPLPVTVHTMHRERQGYTETVELPDASVLSGYTALDSSSTPENVGPSQVQQWPENGKEVYTESSAASVEENKAPQTLSSSTAHPPSQKVEPNKDNKESKKPVEQPAKLSLSCVGSSVVQRPVQRQGHPSPVQHGEPTHRSNLPFSRATPPELWSLDMQAPARYGAATPMSSSGLLYQQRPPWLAAPVTVRTSIPVCSARPNAAVNSNPGAAARAGPAVQILSREDPEAHRNTRHVGDASTASSELNKLHM from the exons ATGTTCAAGAACCAGCTCCAGGAGCTTGCGCAGAGGAGCTGCTTCAACTTGCCGTCCTACGCGTGCATCCGCGAGGGGCCAGATCATGCGCCCCGGTTTAAGGCCACGGTTACTTTTAATGGGGAATCATTTGAGAGCCCGGGGTTCTATCCCACCTTGCGGCAGGCAGAGCATGCGGCAGCTGAGGTAGCGCTCAATGAGTTGTCGAAGAGGGGGCCTTCATCATCGCTTGCTGCAAAAGTCCTG GATGAAACTGGGATCTACAAGAACCTGCTCCAAGAAACTGCTCATCGGGCCGGTTTAAAACTGCCCATGTACACTACTATTAGATCTGGACCAGGGCATACACCAACGTTCACGTGTACAGTGGAGTTAGCAGGAAGGATCTTCACTGGCAATCCTGGCAAGACCAAGAAACAAGCCCAAAAAAATGCTGCTATGGTGGCCTGGTCTGAATTGAAGCAGC TGCCTCTAGTAGGTGAGGCagcatcttcatcttctccatccGATCATGACGAGGAGCAGGAACAGGTCACAGTTACCCGCACTCTTGAAAACTTGAACCGAAAAAATGAAGGCAAGGCATCACATCAAAAGGAAAAACAGCAAAGCAATAACCGCCCTCAATCTCGGAGATCTTATCCTAAACCATATGTGTCATTTTACGGGTCACACTTACAAAATCAGATGTACCCAAATGTTGCACCAGAGCAAGCAATGTACCATATGTGGAACCAGGTGCAAGCAACACAGCAGAAGCCCCAATTTACGATGGTTCCAAATATGGGCAACACAAGGTTTCAACCGCCACCAACTATGCGCTCCATGTACCCTTCTCCACCTAGAGGACAGTTTGTCATGCCAGCCAGCCAAGATGCTTTAGCTCTTCTTCCATGTTTTCCTGAAGCTGCTCCTGTCCTTCCACGGTACTTCTCACCTTACCCTGCCTCCTACGTGCCAAGAAGTCCATTGCCAGTTACTGTGCACACAATGCACAGGGAAAGGCAAGGGTATACTGAAACAGTTGAGCTTCCTGATGCCTCAGTTTTATCCGGATACACTGCTCTAGATTCCTCTAGTACTCCAGAAAATGTCGGTCCAAGTCAGGTTCAACAATGGCCTGAAAATGGGAAAGAGGTGTATACAGAGAGTAGTGCTGCCTCCGTGGAGGAGAATAAAGCTCCTCAGACCCTGTCAAGCTCCACAGCACATCCACCGTCGCAGAAGGTGGAACCAAATAAAGATAATAAAGAGTCAAAGAAGCCAGTAGAACAGCCAGCAAAGTTGTCATTGTCTTGTGTTGGATCATCTGTTGTACAAAGACCTGTCCAGCGACAGGGTCATCCTAGTCCTGTTCAGCACGGCGAGCCTACCCACAGAAGTAATCTTCCGTTCAGCAGGGCGACGCCACCAGAGTTATGGTCTTTGGACATGCAAGCTCCAGCGAGATATGGAGCTGCGACTCCTATGAGTTCGTCAGGTTTGTTATACCAGCAGCGGCCCCCTTGGTTGGCGGCCCCTGTTACAGTCCGAACTTCTATCCCTGTGTGCTCAGCTAGGCCAAATGCTGCGGTCAACTCTAACCctggagcagcagcgcgagcgggGCCTGCTGTTCAGATCCTCTCCAGGGAGGACCCTGAAGCCCACAGGAACACGAGACACGTGGGTGATGCTTCGACGGCGAGTTCAGAACTCAATAAGCTCCATATGTGA